A genomic segment from Thamnophis elegans isolate rThaEle1 chromosome 3, rThaEle1.pri, whole genome shotgun sequence encodes:
- the CD72 gene encoding B-cell differentiation antigen CD72: MFERVTYADLQFAGSPLEKIRGEGRSQPDGFSQCSPPCLPPLTPACLPEPDEEQLTYENLQGSGAQEEPPRTGQGAEGQSLPRETLLRVEGPAVAQGIQPRKQQPAARTQSALIPGHQGSTGWSPRTRWAALGVLAIVLFLLSIIISLGVQYAQASQQLQQASRDHAAELNSTLVALWRSWADGNRTQQQLQHQELLVDQTNRSLALLWRERASLTANLSRASSCQEIGCCPPGWKLFRWKCLKISDGPKPWEYSRKYCEGSSSTLLILKKPWEAHEVWPSESPERSTPYWIGLQKSWSSFFWVDQTVALGISVRGSRYKQGCVELHEGALNLCSCTEGKKFICEQPASPRP, from the exons atgTTTGAGAGGGTGACCTATGCTGATCTGCAGTTTGCAGGAAGCCCCCTGGAGAAAATCCGTGGGGAAGGCAGGAGCCAGCCAGACGGGTTCTCCCAGTGCTCCCCCCCATGCCTCCCCCCCCTAACCCCTGCTTGTCTTCCAGAGCCGGATGAGGAGCAGCTCACCTATGAGAACCTCCAGGGATCCGGGGCCCAGGAGGAGCCCCCCAGAACTGGCCAGGGGGCTGAAG GCCAGAGTCTTCCTCGGGAGACCCTCCTGAGGGTGGAGGGGCCTGCAGTGGCCCAGGGCATCCAACCTAGGAAACAGCAGCCTGCTGCCAGGACACAAAGTGCCCTGATCCCGGGGCACCAGGGCAGCACAG GGTGGAGTCCCCGGACCAGGTGGGCAGCCTTGGGAGTGCTGGCCAttgtcctctttcttctctccatcaTCATCAGCCTCGGGGTGCAAT ACGCACAGGCCTCCCAGCAGCTCCAGCAAGCGTCCCGAGACCACGCGGCAGAGCTCAACTCCACTCTGGTGGCCCTTTGGCGCAGCTGGGCAGACGGGAACCGCACCCAGCAGCAACTGCAGCACCAGGAGCTCCTGGTGGACCAAACCAACCGCAGCCTGGCTCTCCTGTGGAGGGAGAGGGCGAGCCTGACGGCCAACCTCAGCCGGGCCTCCTCCTGCCAGGAGATCG GCTGCTGTCCCCCGGGGTGGAAGCTCTTCAGGTGGAAGTGCCTGAAGATCTCTGATGGGCCGAAACCTTGGGAGTACAGCCGAAAGTACTGCGAAGGCTCCTCTTCTACGCTGCTTATCCTGAAGAAGCCCTGGGAGGCTCACGAGGTCTGGCCCTCTGAG AGCCCTGAACGATCAACTCCTTACTGGATCGGCCTACAAAAATCATGGAGCAGCTTCTTCTGGGTCGATCAAACCGTTGCCCTCGGGATTTCCGTGAG GGGATCACGTTATAAACAAGGCTGCGTGGAACTGCATGAGGGAGCTTTGAACCTTTGTTCCTGTACTGAAGGGAAGAAATTTATCTGCGAGCAGCCTGCCAGCCCTCGGCCATGA